In Nisaea acidiphila, the DNA window TTCGACAAGCGCGGCGTCAAGGTGCTGGGGCTCTCCGTCGACGGCCTCGGCGACCACGAGAAATGGGCCGACGACATCAAGCAGACTCAGGGCAACACCCTGAACTTCCCGCTGATCGCCGATCATGACCGGACCGTTGCCGATCTCTACGACATGATCCACCCGAACGCGAACGACACGCTGACGGTGCGCTCGGTCTTCATCATCGACGGCAACAGGAAGGTTCGCCTGATTCTGACCTATCCGGCGAGCACCGGCCGGAACTTCGACGAGATTCTGCGGGTGGTCGATTCCCTCCAGCTGACCGACAGCCACAAGGTGGCGACGCCGGTGAACTGGAAGGACGGCGACGACTGCATCATTGTCCCGGCGCTGTCCAACGACGAGGCGCGCAAGCTGTTCCCGGGCGGATGGGACGAACAGCGGCCGTACCTGCGCGTCGTGCCGCAGCCGGGTGCGTAATGATCCGGTAATTCGACGATTATGCGAGAGGCCGGCATTCTGTCGGCCTTTCTTTTTTGAGAGTGGGAGTGAGAACATGGGCGTTGCGGGGGATATTTCTGTCGGTTTCATTGGCCTTGGCGGCATGGGGCGCGGCCTTGTGAAGAACATGGCCATGAAAGGTGTTCCTGTAACCGCATACGATATCGATCCTGACGCGGTTTCCGCCGTCGTCGCCAACGGTGCGAAAGGTGCCGCTTCTCCGGGAGAGTTCGCCGGCGATGTCGATGTGCTGGCGGTCTGCATCACGACGGCGGAAGCGGTCCAGGAACTGGCGCTCGGCCCTGACGGTCTGCTGTCCCGGATGCGCACGGGATCGGTCTTCCTCGACCACACGACCGTCTCCCCCTCCCATGTCGATCGGATGCGGGCGGCCTGCGACGCCGCCGGTATCGCCTATTGCGAGGCGCCGATGACCCGAACGCCGGTTCATGCCGAGCGCGGCGAGGTGAATATTCTGTTCGGCGGCAGCGAGGAATTGCTGGAGCGGCTGCGCCCGCTGTTCCGGACCTATGCCGAAAATATCTTCCATGTCGGCCCGGCGGGCCATGCGATCCGTCTCAAGCTGATCCACAATTACATCGCCTTCGCCAACGTCGCCTCCTGGTGCGAGGGGTTCGCTCTGGCCGCCAGAGAAGGGCTCGATATGGACAAGGTGATCGGCATCATCTCCGCAGCGGGCGGCAAGTCGGGGATGATGGATCTCTATGGCGAAGCGACGCTAAAGCGCGATTTCACGCCCCTGATGTCGCTCGCCAACGCCCAGAAGGACGTCCGCTATTACGCCGAGTGGCTGGAGCAGGCGGGCCTGCCGGGCTTCATGGCCGAATCCGTGCATCAGACCTATGCGCTGGCGTCCATCATGGGGTTCGAAAAGGAAAGCTGTACCGCAGTGATCAAGGCCTATGAGAAACTCACCGGCGTCGAAGCGCGGCTTTCTGGGGAAGCCGGGGACTAGAGCATCCTATGTGAAACACGGACCCATGCTTCACGATAGTTTTTGCTGCGTGTGAGCGGCCATTCATACTAGGGCTCCGGCCGACTCTATTGAGGCCGAGAGAGGCCGACTGGGACAATGACTTCAGAGCACGAGCAAGACGCCCCGATTGCGAGGGCATTCTGGTCGCGGGGGGACGGCAGCGGCGAAATCCGTAAAGAGCATGTCGATCCGCCGGCGCAAGGCCACCTGCTGGTCGACGCACTCTATTCCGCGGTCAGCAAGGGAACGGAAAGCCTCGTCTTCCGCGGCGGCGTACCGCGCTCCGAATGGGGCCGGATGGCCTGCCCGTTTCAGGAGGGACGGTTTCCCGGACCGGTGAAGTACGGCTATGCCTCCGTCGGGCGTGTTGCTGACGGCGCGGCGCTCGCGCCCGGGACGCCGGTCTTCGTGCTCTACCCGCACCAAACACGCTATCTCATTCCGGCCGAAGCGGCCCTTCCGCTGCCCGAAACGGTGACGCCGGAGCGGGCGGTTCTGGCCGCCAACATGGAAACCGCGCTCAATGCCGTCTGGGACGCCGAGGCGGCTCGCGCGGGCGAGATCGCCGTCATCGGCGGCGGTGTTGTCGGGCTGCTCACCGGGTATCTGGCACGCCGCTTCTGGGAGGCCGAAGTCTGGATCTTCGACCCGGTGCCGAGCCGGTCGGAGGTCTGCGACAGGCTCGGTCTCCGCTATGCGGGCGACAGCGTGCATCCAGAGCGTTTCAGTCTACTCTTCCATGCCAGCGCGACGGAGGACGGCTTGCGGCGCGCGCTCGATCTCGCCGCTTTCGAGGCGACCATTATCGAACTCAGCTGGTACGGCGACCGCGAGGTCTCGCTGCCCCTCGGCGGCGCCTTCCATTCCCAGCGTCTGACCATCCAGGCCTCGCAGGTCGGCGCCGTCGCCCCGTCGCGGCGTCCAGGTTCCCGACACCGGGAACGACTTGCCGAAGCCATCGGTCTGCTCGACGATCCCGCGCTCGATGTTCTGATAACCGGCGAGAGCCCGTTCGAGGACCTGCCGCAGGTTCTGACATCGCTTGCTGCCGGCGCGCACGAGACTCTCTGCCACCGCATCCGCTATTCTGACTGATCGGAGCCTTTTCATGTACGCACTGACCGTCCGCGACCATGTGATGATCGCGCATAGCTTCAATTCCGAGACCTTCGGGCCGGCGCAGCGCCTGCACGGCGCGACCTATGTGGTCGATGTCGAGTTCCGTCGCGCGGAATTGGATGCGGATAATCTGGTGGTCGATATCGGCGCCGCCTCGGAGGAGCTGAAGGCAGTGCTGGCGCCGCTCGCCTACCGCAATCTCGACGATCTGCCTGACTTCGCGGGCGAGAACACGACCACCGAGTTTCTGGCGAAGCACATCTTCGACGCGATGGCGCTTGCGATCCGTGAGGGAAATCTCGGCGAAGCCGCACGCGCGCTTTCCGGCATGAAGGTGACTTTGCACGAGTCCCACATTGCCTGGGCCTCCTACGAGGGCACGCTGTGAGGCAGGCCCGTCTGCAGCAGCCGGATGCACCGGTTCATTTCATCCTTCCGGGGCCGATCGGCACCCTGACCGGCGGCTTCATCTACGACCGCGAGATGGCGGACGGGCTGCGCGAGGCGGGCCGGCTTGGCGCGGTACACGAGCTCGCCGGGGATTTTCCACGGGCCGCGCCCTATGACGTCGCCGCCGGGGCGGCCATCCTCTCGGGACTGCCGGACCGCGCGCTCTGCGTCATCGACGGGCTGGCGCTGAGCGCGCTCGGCCAGGCCGTCGCGCAGCATGCGCCGCGCCTCGACGTGGTGGCGATGATCCACCATCCGCTTGCCGACGAGACCGGCCTCAGCACCCGCGAGCAGGAGGCTTTCTTCCAGGCGGAGAAAGCCGTGCTGGGAGAGGTCGCGCGGATTGTCGTCTCCAGCGCGCAGACGGCGCGGCGGCTCCGGGAATTCGGTGTCAATCCATCCGCGGTGCATGTTGTCGAGCCGGGGATATCTGGCTGGGCGCGGAACGGCAACTGGTCCGGCGGGACGGAACGTCCGCTGCGGGTGCTTTCGGTCGGGACCCTGACGCTGCGCAAGGGACACGACATCGCGCTCACGGCACTGGCGGAGTGCCGGAATCTAGATTGGACATTGGATCTCGTCGGCGCGGCGCGGGACGCAGCACATACAAGCGCCCTGAAACGACTTGCCGCCGAGCTTGGTCTGGAAGAGCGGGTGACGTTCCACGGCGAACGTGACGAGGCGGCTTTGGCAGAGCTGCATCAATCCGCCGGGCTCTTCTTGTCCGCGTCCCATCACGAAGGGTTCGGGATGGCACTCGCGGATGCGGTCGCATTCGGATTGCCGGTGGTCACGACGGAGGAAGCGGCCGTCTCGGACGCTGTCCGGGAAGCGGCGGAGCTGGTTCCGGCCGGAGAAAAAGAGGCGCTTGCGCACGTGCTGCGGGCGCATCTGGAGAGCGACAAGAGCCGGTTTGACTTGGCTGCACGTTCCCGCCGCGCCGCGCCGCGCCTGTCCGACTGGACCCGCGCCCGGGCCGCGTTCCAGCGCGCGGTCGACGGGGTGACGCTGCAATGAGCGGCGGCTTCTCCGCCGAGTGGCTGGCGGCCCGCGCGGTCTGGGACCGGGCGGCCCGCAGTCCGGAGGTGGAGGGCGCGCTCGTCCGCTGGGCCGAAACGCGGCCGGCGACGCTCCGGATACTCGATCTCGGGGCGGGCAGCGGGAACAACCAGCGCCATCTGGCGCCGCTGCTCGAAATGCCTTGCGAGTGGCTGTTGGCGGACAGCGATACGGCGCTGCTCGAGCGCGCGGTGGCCGAGGCCTCCCTGAAAGCGGATGACAGGATTACGGTCCGCGACATCGACCTTGCTACTGGAGATCTGAGCGTGCTGCTCGGTGGTGCGGATCTCGTTACCGCTTCCGCGTTGTTCGATCTCGTTTCGCGGGACTGGCTTGATCGCTTCCTCGATGCGCTTGCAGAGCGCCGGGCGGCGTTTCTCTCGGTGCTGACCTATGACGGGCGGATCGACATCGAGGGCGACCACGAGGAGGCGGAGAATCTGGAAGCCCTGGTGAACGATCACCAGCATGGCGACAAGGGATTTGGGCCGGCGCTCGGTCCGGAAGCGCATCCGGCGCTCGTCGAGGGATTGGAGCAGCGCGGTTACCGTGTCGAGCAGGGGGAAAGCGACTGGTCGCTCACGGCGGGAGATCCTGGTGCGCGCGAGCTGGTCGAGGGCTGGGTCGCGGCTGCCGGCGAGATCGCGCCGCTCGACCGCGAGGAGATCGCGGCCTGGGGCGCGGCGTTGCTGGCGCGTCCCGGGATCGGAATCTATGTCGGTCACCGCGACCTGTTCGCGGTCCCGCCTAGCTGAGCCGGCAATCGAACAGAGTGTCCGCGCCGAGCGCGTAGGTCCGGGTCTCGAAACGAAGCGCGGCGTCGAGCTTCTCGATTTCGGGTAGCACCAGGCCCGGACGGCCGGAGCCGATGATCATCGGGGCCACCGCGACCTGCAGCCGGTTCACCAGGCCAGCGGCGAGAAATCCGGAGATTGTCCGGCCGCCGCCCTCGATCAGGATCGTGCGCAGCCCGCGCTCACGCAGAGCCTCAAGCAGCAGGTCAGGGACCACCTGTCCGTCCGCGCCGGAAGCGGTGAGCATTCCGCAATGGGACGGAAGCGCGCCGGGCATATCTTCCGTCACGATCAGGGTCTCCGCATCCGCCTCTTTGAAAAGGGAATGGCTCATCGGTACCCGGCGGTTCGGATCGATGACCACCCGGACCGGGTTCGGGCCCGGCACGCGGCGGGTGGTGAGGCGCGGATTGTCGAGCTCGGCGGTTGCGGCGCCGACGATCACCGCGTCCGCGATGGCACGCAGCCTGTGCAGATGGTCGAGGCTCTCCGGGCCGTTCACGTAATGTGAATGGCCGCTCGCCGTCGCGATGCGCCCGTCGAGGCTCTGCCCGACCTGGGCGATGACGGTGGGTTTCTCCGTGCAGGTGCGGGCGAGGTCGCGATAGAGCTCCCAGGGGGCCTCTCTGTTTTCGTCTTCGCCTACCGGCGGTACGTCTTTCCCGAGCCCTTTGAGGACATCGGCCCAGTCCCGGCTCATTGCGGGGCGCCAAACGGTGCGCCGTCGCTCAGCGGCCAATCGGCGACATCGCCGATGAGTTCCGCGAGCTGGTGTCCGTAAGCCGTCAGGATCGCCGCGCCGTCTTCCGCTGTTGCGAGGCTCGCGGCTCCGGTGGCGCCCGAAGGGTTCAGGTCCTCGGCGTTCCAGGCGAGGCCGCCGGCTCCGGAAAGACCGAGGCGCTTGTTCCCTGCCGCAAGATCTTCTGCCCTGTTCGGAAAATCGGATATCAGCTCACGGCGGACCAACTCCGGGGCGATGGCCAGCATCAGAGCGGTTTCGATCTGCCCGCCATGGAGCCCGAATGACCGTTCCCGCTCTGAGATAAGGTTTTCGGGGAGTTCGAAGCGGAAGGTATTCGCGCGCACGGCGAGCAGACCGGCCTCGCTCCGCAGGCACTGGGTGACGATGTCGACGACCTGCGGCTGCCCGCCATGGCTGTTCAGCAGGATCAGCTTTCGTAGTCCGGCGGCTGCGACGGAGTGGCCGATCTCCGTCCAGGAGGCGATCAGGGTTTCGGCGCGATGGCTGAGAGTCCCGGCGAAGCTCATATGTTCCGGACTGAGGCCCACGGCCTGGGATGGCAGGACGAGGACCGTGACGTCGTCGGCCAGAAGAACCGCCGCCGCGTCGAGAACGGCTTCGGTGATCAAAATATCGGTTGAAAGCGGAAGGTGCGGGCCGTGTTGCTCGACGGCCCCGACCGGCAGTACGGCAATGGTCCGCGCCGGGTCGAGCGTCGAGAACTCCTCTGTTGTCTGATGGCCCCAGATTCGAACCGGCATCCTGTTGAAATTCCGCTTATTTTTCCAGCGACCGGAGCACACAACGGCGGCACAGCTCTGTCAAGCAGCCGCCTCGTTGCTCGCGCGATCTTGTTTGACATTTTTCTGAAACAAAAACGCAACAATCAGGACAAATAAAATTCAACGAAGTATGGAGGAGTCAATGAATATCGAAGAAGATTTACTTAGAAAAAATGATTATATTCTTGAGCATAATTCATGCGTGGTGAATAGGGCGTTGGCCTGAGTAAGTTGTTATTGGCATGTCTTGGCACGGCAGGCGTTGGAACAATGTTGAGCTCACCTTTTCTTGCGGGAGCGTATCTCGGCGTGCGTCGCCGTTGACGGATTATTCCGTCTTCGGAGGCGTCGCGTCCCTGATCCGCTAGTTCGCGCTGCAAGGCGGCGGTCGGAGCAGTGCGTCTTGCGCGCCGTGTATCCTGATCAGGATTCGGCGCGGCAAGCTCCGCTGCTGACGTCCGCGGAACCGCTCGTCCCGGCTGCGCCCGATTGGCTTGATGTCGAGCGGATCTCCCCTGTCCGGATCCTCCGTCAGGATGCCGGGCCCCAGATCGTCGAATCCGATCAGATGCATCTCCCAGCCGTCTCGGCGCCAGGTCATCCGGCCGGTCGCGGGCGTGGCCTCCGTCGGGATACAGATCTCCTCCGGCGGGCCAAGGGTCCTGGACAAGGTTTGCTGCACGTCGCCCGCACTCTTGCGCGTGGCGGCGGCGTGACGACGTTCCAGCAGGATCTGCCGGAGGGCGCTTTTCCGGTCGAATTGCAGGATGGCCCTGAAACTGGAAGAAAAGGCCTCGAAACGTTGCAGGACCAGCCGACCGCTGAGCGGCCCGAAATCGAGACCCGGCTCCATCAGGTGGGCCTGCGGCAGTTCATGTCGTGCTTCGGTGAGGTGCATACCGAACCGGATATCCGGTAGTTCCAGCGGGAGTGGCGTCTCCCCTTTCGATGCAACCCCATGTGCGGGAAAGGCACTTAGAGCCGCGAAAAGCAGGGCGAACACATACGCCCGCCGCGGAAACCTCATCTGAGGCCGGCGCGCATCAGGCCGCGTTTGGCGCCTTGAATGCGACCAAGTGCCATCAGTCCGGCCTGTCGGAGAAACTTTTGCGCCGGAGCGGGGCGGGTCGCGACCCCTGCGAGGGCGCCGATCGCCGAAAGCCTGCCTGCGACATCCGGCTGCCGTTGCGGTGCGTAGCGGGCGAGCACGCCGGGCGCGCCGACGTCGTCACCCTTGTCCCGCGCATCGCTGAGAAGCCGCGTCAGGGTCATGATGTCGCGTACCGACATGTTCCAGCCCTGTGCGGCGATCGGCGGCGCGATATGCGCGCTCTCGCCGATCGCGACGACACGGTTCTGTGCCGGGCGCGGGGCGAAGCCGAGGGAAAGCGGGAAGACCGCCTTGGCGCCGCTAAATCTGATCGCACCGAACGCCGGCTGCCGTCGCGATAGCTTGCGCGCAATGACGTCGTCCTCGTGCGCAGCGAGGGCGGCAATGTCTTCCGGTGCAGCAATGGTGATGAGCGACGCGTCGTACTCCGCGACCGGGATCAGGGTCAGCGTGCCGGTATCGTCATACCGCTCGATGCAGAGGCGATGATGCGGCTGTTCCAGGTTTACGGGAACGCAGAGCGCACTCCGCCCGAGGGAACGTTTGCGCAATGTGATCCCGGCCGCCTCCCGCGCAATCGACTGAAATCCGTCGGCCGCGATCACCAGCCGTACCTCGAGGGAGGTTCCGTCCGCACATTCGACATGTACCCGGTCGTCGCCCGGAACGACCCGGGTCGCGGCGGCGGAATGCGTATTAACCTCCGGCATCACGGCTAGAAGATCTTTGATGAACAAATTTTGCGCGAGAAACTCCTCGCGGGCATCCGCTGCGGTGAAGAGTTCGCTCACAAGTCCGAAGGGGCCTGTCGTCTCGATCCTCAGATCAAGCAGCGGCGTCGCCTTTTGCCGGACATCGACCCCCAGGGAGTCGAGGGATTCCACGCTTGAAGGCATAAGGGCCGTGGTGCGCGGGTCGTCCGTGCGATCCGCCGGTGGGCCGACCATGAGCGCGTCGAATCCGGACGCGGACAGGGCGTGGGTCGCGAGCTGCGCGGTGGGCCCATTGCCGATAACTGCGATATCAGGCTGCATGATTGATCCTTTCATTCGGATAGTAGTGTTCGGGATCGACAATGCAATTGGTATGTTCTCTCTCGATGGTCAATTTCAGATCGTAAAGGTTGATAACCAGAATTGATCGGATGGAGCTTCTCCGGTTTTGGAAATGGCCCAGATGTTAAGAGAGTCGGGTGAAGTCACAACCAATGGTATGTGTTCCATGACTTGCCAAAAAATTCACCTATAACGTCCACGTGGAAATTGATCGTTCCGGCACAGCATGGTATGGTTAAAAACCTAGACGCCAGTTGTGCTAAAACTACAAGAAACATCCGTGAATATTGGTGGCATAGCGGTAGAATCGGCGGCGCGTTCTTCCTGCGTAGCAAAATGCTTTTAGGTTATGAGAGTCAACTTGGGGTGATTTTTTTCATTCGTTGGGTTGATGATCATGCAATCGGCAATTTTCTGTTTAGGGAACTCTAGAGGGATCGGGGGGTGATCATGAAGAACGCCGCCAGTCATCTTATGGATGAGGCACTGGACGCCGGCGAACAGGCGTCCGAAAAAGACATGGGGGAGCGGGGCAAGAGCACGGCCAATAATCCGGTCGATGTTTTTGTTGGGGCCCGACTTCGCCGTCGTCGCAAAGAGATGGGAATGACCCAGCGGATCGTCGCGCAGAAGATCGGTGTGACCTCCCAGCAATATATGAAATACGAGCGTGGCGACAATCGCATCAGCGCGTCCCGTCTGTTCGACGTGGCATCGGTGCTGAATACGCCGGTGTCGTATTTCTTCGATGAAATGGACGAGCAGACAATCTCCCAGTCGCCGGCCCGGCTGATGGGCGGCGACGACATCGCGCCGCCGATTGCCGGTGCGCACGACGTCGAGATGGATTCTCCGCTCGCCCGACGTCAGGCGAACGAGCTGGTGCGTCTCTGGGGCGACCTGCCGGAACATGCGCGGGCGCGCATCGTCGATCTGGTCAGGACGATGTCCGAGCTGGCCGATCCGGCCCAGGAAAGAGAACATCACTGATCGAAGCTCGCCCGCACTCGGCGGGCGGAACCTTCCGAACTGCAGTATTCGAACCGCCCGAGCTGGATATCGGCTCGGGCGGTTCTTGCATTCGGGGGAAGTCCGCGCCGGAGAGGGCGTGCGCCCGGATCTATTCCGCGGTGATCGTATACGGGGCCGCTAGGTGGTGCTCTTCCAGGTTATTTCCCGGACCGATCCTGTCGACGATCAGAAAGTCCGCTGGTCCTTCGAGCGGTGCGAGCACGCCGTGCCAGCAGTTGCGCTTGTACTGGATGCCTTGCGTACCGTTTGTAAGAAAAGCCTCAGGCCGTCCCGGCACGCCGTTCTCGTCCGCGGCGACGATGACGAGGAAGCGGGTGCCGTTCATCGGCACGAAAGCCTGGCTGCCGTCCGGATGACGCTCCATCATCTTCAATGTGAGAGGCAGGGAAATCGCATCGCTGCGGCCGATGCTGAGGGCGACCTCGCCTTCCGGATCCGTTTCCGGCCGCGCCCGGTCGTGATAACGGCCGCAGAGCCCCGCATTGATCATGTAGTCCGGTGCACCAGAAGCCTCCAGCACCTCGCCGTAAGGGGCGAACGCCCCCACAGTCAGGGGCTTGGCGGCGATCGTCCCGCTCATCGCCCGAAAGCTCCGACGCCGGTCAGCCGCGGATGGCGGTGCATGTCCTTGTAGAGCAGGTAGCGGAACGGCCCCGGCCCGGCGGCATAGCAGGACTGAGGGCAGAAGGCGCGCAGCCACATATAGTCGCCCGCCTCGACCTCGACCCAGTCCCGGTTCAGCTTGTAGACGCCCTTGCCCTCGAGCACGTAGAGCCCGTGCTCCATGACATGGGTCTCCTCGAAGGGAATGGTCCCGCCGGGCAGGAAGGTTACGACGGTGATATGCATGTCGTGCCTGAGATCAGACGGCT includes these proteins:
- a CDS encoding peroxiredoxin; protein product: MTIRLGDTAPDFTQDSTEGKINFYDYAGDNWVILFSHPKDFTPVCTTELGYMAGLKPEFDKRGVKVLGLSVDGLGDHEKWADDIKQTQGNTLNFPLIADHDRTVADLYDMIHPNANDTLTVRSVFIIDGNRKVRLILTYPASTGRNFDEILRVVDSLQLTDSHKVATPVNWKDGDDCIIVPALSNDEARKLFPGGWDEQRPYLRVVPQPGA
- a CDS encoding NAD(P)-dependent oxidoreductase, with translation MGVAGDISVGFIGLGGMGRGLVKNMAMKGVPVTAYDIDPDAVSAVVANGAKGAASPGEFAGDVDVLAVCITTAEAVQELALGPDGLLSRMRTGSVFLDHTTVSPSHVDRMRAACDAAGIAYCEAPMTRTPVHAERGEVNILFGGSEELLERLRPLFRTYAENIFHVGPAGHAIRLKLIHNYIAFANVASWCEGFALAAREGLDMDKVIGIISAAGGKSGMMDLYGEATLKRDFTPLMSLANAQKDVRYYAEWLEQAGLPGFMAESVHQTYALASIMGFEKESCTAVIKAYEKLTGVEARLSGEAGD
- a CDS encoding zinc-dependent alcohol dehydrogenase, with translation MTSEHEQDAPIARAFWSRGDGSGEIRKEHVDPPAQGHLLVDALYSAVSKGTESLVFRGGVPRSEWGRMACPFQEGRFPGPVKYGYASVGRVADGAALAPGTPVFVLYPHQTRYLIPAEAALPLPETVTPERAVLAANMETALNAVWDAEAARAGEIAVIGGGVVGLLTGYLARRFWEAEVWIFDPVPSRSEVCDRLGLRYAGDSVHPERFSLLFHASATEDGLRRALDLAAFEATIIELSWYGDREVSLPLGGAFHSQRLTIQASQVGAVAPSRRPGSRHRERLAEAIGLLDDPALDVLITGESPFEDLPQVLTSLAAGAHETLCHRIRYSD
- a CDS encoding 6-pyruvoyl trahydropterin synthase family protein, coding for MYALTVRDHVMIAHSFNSETFGPAQRLHGATYVVDVEFRRAELDADNLVVDIGAASEELKAVLAPLAYRNLDDLPDFAGENTTTEFLAKHIFDAMALAIREGNLGEAARALSGMKVTLHESHIAWASYEGTL
- a CDS encoding glycosyltransferase family 4 protein; this encodes MRQARLQQPDAPVHFILPGPIGTLTGGFIYDREMADGLREAGRLGAVHELAGDFPRAAPYDVAAGAAILSGLPDRALCVIDGLALSALGQAVAQHAPRLDVVAMIHHPLADETGLSTREQEAFFQAEKAVLGEVARIVVSSAQTARRLREFGVNPSAVHVVEPGISGWARNGNWSGGTERPLRVLSVGTLTLRKGHDIALTALAECRNLDWTLDLVGAARDAAHTSALKRLAAELGLEERVTFHGERDEAALAELHQSAGLFLSASHHEGFGMALADAVAFGLPVVTTEEAAVSDAVREAAELVPAGEKEALAHVLRAHLESDKSRFDLAARSRRAAPRLSDWTRARAAFQRAVDGVTLQ
- a CDS encoding class I SAM-dependent methyltransferase, translating into MSGGFSAEWLAARAVWDRAARSPEVEGALVRWAETRPATLRILDLGAGSGNNQRHLAPLLEMPCEWLLADSDTALLERAVAEASLKADDRITVRDIDLATGDLSVLLGGADLVTASALFDLVSRDWLDRFLDALAERRAAFLSVLTYDGRIDIEGDHEEAENLEALVNDHQHGDKGFGPALGPEAHPALVEGLEQRGYRVEQGESDWSLTAGDPGARELVEGWVAAAGEIAPLDREEIAAWGAALLARPGIGIYVGHRDLFAVPPS
- a CDS encoding RibD family protein yields the protein MSRDWADVLKGLGKDVPPVGEDENREAPWELYRDLARTCTEKPTVIAQVGQSLDGRIATASGHSHYVNGPESLDHLHRLRAIADAVIVGAATAELDNPRLTTRRVPGPNPVRVVIDPNRRVPMSHSLFKEADAETLIVTEDMPGALPSHCGMLTASGADGQVVPDLLLEALRERGLRTILIEGGGRTISGFLAAGLVNRLQVAVAPMIIGSGRPGLVLPEIEKLDAALRFETRTYALGADTLFDCRLS
- a CDS encoding creatininase family protein, whose protein sequence is MPVRIWGHQTTEEFSTLDPARTIAVLPVGAVEQHGPHLPLSTDILITEAVLDAAAVLLADDVTVLVLPSQAVGLSPEHMSFAGTLSHRAETLIASWTEIGHSVAAAGLRKLILLNSHGGQPQVVDIVTQCLRSEAGLLAVRANTFRFELPENLISERERSFGLHGGQIETALMLAIAPELVRRELISDFPNRAEDLAAGNKRLGLSGAGGLAWNAEDLNPSGATGAASLATAEDGAAILTAYGHQLAELIGDVADWPLSDGAPFGAPQ
- a CDS encoding FAD-dependent monooxygenase, with the translated sequence MQPDIAVIGNGPTAQLATHALSASGFDALMVGPPADRTDDPRTTALMPSSVESLDSLGVDVRQKATPLLDLRIETTGPFGLVSELFTAADAREEFLAQNLFIKDLLAVMPEVNTHSAAATRVVPGDDRVHVECADGTSLEVRLVIAADGFQSIAREAAGITLRKRSLGRSALCVPVNLEQPHHRLCIERYDDTGTLTLIPVAEYDASLITIAAPEDIAALAAHEDDVIARKLSRRQPAFGAIRFSGAKAVFPLSLGFAPRPAQNRVVAIGESAHIAPPIAAQGWNMSVRDIMTLTRLLSDARDKGDDVGAPGVLARYAPQRQPDVAGRLSAIGALAGVATRPAPAQKFLRQAGLMALGRIQGAKRGLMRAGLR
- a CDS encoding helix-turn-helix domain-containing protein; the encoded protein is MKNAASHLMDEALDAGEQASEKDMGERGKSTANNPVDVFVGARLRRRRKEMGMTQRIVAQKIGVTSQQYMKYERGDNRISASRLFDVASVLNTPVSYFFDEMDEQTISQSPARLMGGDDIAPPIAGAHDVEMDSPLARRQANELVRLWGDLPEHARARIVDLVRTMSELADPAQEREHH
- a CDS encoding ureidoglycolate lyase produces the protein MSGTIAAKPLTVGAFAPYGEVLEASGAPDYMINAGLCGRYHDRARPETDPEGEVALSIGRSDAISLPLTLKMMERHPDGSQAFVPMNGTRFLVIVAADENGVPGRPEAFLTNGTQGIQYKRNCWHGVLAPLEGPADFLIVDRIGPGNNLEEHHLAAPYTITAE